The Alnus glutinosa chromosome 10, dhAlnGlut1.1, whole genome shotgun sequence DNA window TTTTAATTAACGAAAAGAACGCTTAGGTACATGCAATTCCTAGATTCTGTTGCACTTTTGTGACCATAAATCCAAAAAGGTGTACAATTCGAGGGTCAATGTTcattttcaatttcactttcaATTCCCTTTTCTCTTGTACACATTATAAATCAATCAACTAGGCATTGAACAAAAGCGATGCAGACATTCATTCTATGGGAATTTATATATACAGGAGGAGTGACTACTCACAGTCgatacaaaaaaacacaaagcctAGGGTGTCCTGGAGTGGTGCGCGGAGGGTACCCTGTGAGAGAGCTCGGCAATTCCCCGACTCCGAGCTCAGAGATGACGTCATTCACGCCGCAGCCATGGCGCTCTGTAGAGGCATCGGAGATTGCACACAACCGAACACCGAATTCCTGCCAAAATCAGTACTGCTTATTATAGCCATAAACAAtgagaaaaactcaaaaacactATAACATTGAATAGTTCAATGGAAATTGCTTGAGAGAGAGAATCTCAGGGCGTTTGGCTGCTGAGAAAATGTTATGACAATCAATTTCAACATGatatatttcattatatgaaATACCTGAACAAAAGCAGGAAGTCCTTCCAAAAGCATTGAAATTCTCTCTACTGTGATATCTCTTAAGTTTCATGGTTCATGCAGGTTATGGAGTCATCCAATGGCAACCCGGATCCCTCCTCTTCCCCACCCAAAATATCCTCCTCCCAAAGACTGTCACTCAATTTGTTAAGAGATCATCACAATATACATGAAAGTTCATGAATTGGGAAGTATTTGGCACAAAGTCTTCCAGTTTGGACAGCAAAAATATTTCCTTTGCCACTCGATAAATCTCTTCGGATTGAGGGTGTGATCTATCAGCTACCAAAAATTCACGAAAGTCTCCCTCTATCTCTATCAAGCTATGCCCAGGAGTCTTCTTGACACCCCTCTCTCTCATCATGCTTCTGATCATCCTGACATCAACCCATCTTCCCTCATGAGCACAAATATTTGCAAGCAATGAATAAATACCGCTGTCTTCAGGATCCAACTCTAAAAGCTTAAAGGCAGAAAGCTTTGCCATCTCCACATTCCCATGCATTCTACAAGCATTAAGAAGAGCACCCCATGCTGCTATGCTTGCTTCCATTGGCATTTTGGCTATTAATTCATAAGCTTCTCCTAGTAGCCCAACTCGACCTAATAAATCAATCATGCAAGCATAATGTTCAACCTTTGGTTCTATCCCAAAATTTCTTTCCATGCTTTCGAAATATTCTCGACCTTTAGAAACTAAACCACCATGACTGCAAGCTGACAACAGACCCACAAATGTGATTTCATCGGGCATAAATCCCAAACTGATCATCTGCTCGAAAAGGGAAAGGGCTTTCGTAGTATGTCCATGAGAAGCATATCCAGCAATCATGGAATTCCAAGAAACCAAATCTCTCTCCAACATTTCATTGAAGATCAATGCAGCTGCATCAATTCTCCCACATTTTGCATACATGTCAATAAATGCATTTGCTAGAATCAAACTAATTTGAATCCGCTTTTGATTAATGTAGTAGTGGTGAATCCATTGACCCAAATCCAAAGAACCAAGTTGACTACAAGCAGAAAGCACACACACCAAAGTGTTCTCTATTGCAACCAAACCTGCCTCTACCATATCAAGAAATAATTTCAAAGCTTCCTTTGGTTGATTATTCTGAGAATAACCCGCAATCATTGCACTCCAAGAAATCACATTTCTTTCTGGCATGTCATCAAAAAACTTCCTTGCCAAATCCAGTTCGCCAAACTTTGCATACCCATTAACCATGCTAGTCCATGAAAACACATCCCTATTTATCATGTTGTCAAAAATCTGTCTAGCAGCAACCAGGCTACCACATTTTACATACATATCCAACATGGCGTTTTGCAGATTCAGGCTCGAACTcaaattcttcttttttatatattcatgGATACTCTTCCCCATACTTAAGTCCCCTTTCAGTGAGCACGCTGAAAGAACCGTAATCATAGTAACCTCATTTGGTTCAACATCACTCAATAGCATCAAATTAAACAATTGCAAAGCCTCATCCGTACAATTATGCACCGTATACCCATCAATCATCGATGTCCAAGTAACCACATCTTTCAGAAAAGTTTGATCAAACACTATACGCGCAAATTTCAAACAACCACGAGTAGCATAGAAATGAACCAACCCATTTCGCACTACCAAATCCGAATCAAAACCCATCTTCCAAATGCAGCAGTGAAGTGATTCCCCGTCTAAAACTGTACAAAACTGCTCGCACGCCTTGAGCGCAAAAACAAAGCTCCGGCGGTCCATTTCGACGCGTTCTCTAACCATTCGACGAAAAAACAAGAACCCCATAGTGGGAATTTTAGCTTTACAGTAGCCTCTGATCATTGTGTTCCATATATAAGTATTGGGTTTTTCGATCTGAGAAAAAAGCACATGGGCATAATCAATGTCGCCGGTGTCAGCTAGAGCGCAAAAGGCTAAGACCCGGCTCACAGGGAATGTGTGAGTAATGAGGGCAGTGACGGTCATGTGGGCTTGAATTTGCTTCAATTGGATCATGTTTGCGCACGATTCCATGATTTGCAGAGTTGGGTTGGTAATGATAACGTTGGTGGTTGAGTTCCATTTGGGTTTGTTTGTGGAGGTTGAAGAGAGTGGCCTGAGAGAGTGGAGCACTTGTGTACAACTAAATTGTAATTTCATTATATTTCGTCGCAGAACCGTCGAGAACAGAGGCACGAAGGTTTTGCTTGATGGTTGATTTGAGGTTTGAGAGGGCGGTTCCGCCGATCAGGCGGTTGCAAGTTGAAGAAGCCATAATTTTGCTTTCTTCTCTGGTGTTTATTTGTGAAAGCAAATTTCGAAGAACGAAATAACtccaggatttttttttttattttttattttttatttttttaattttttaatttttttttaatttttttaattttatgattttggttCGGTGGGAGATCAGAAGATCAAGATCAAGTCCAGCCCAAATTTGTAAAATGGGCTCTATTTTTGTAAGCAAATTGCATAGTCTGGCCCGATGAAAAAAAGTAACGCTataaaaattacgtttttatcCTATAATTATCACAAAATGTTAATGTATCAGTTTCAATCAACCCTTAGATTTAACAAAGATTGATCCAGGAGTTGGTTGAGATTACCACGTTAACATTATGTAAtaattatgggacaaaaatgtagtttctagcattatttaataaaaaatgatacatttacaattatttaataattcttTTACAAGTTTTTGACACGGGTGATTAGAaggtgttaaatttttttaaagattggcGAGACTAATCACTTGCTTAAACGTGTCAAAAGTTataaaatgattattaaattgttttaagTTTAGCATTACTTTTTTCTGGATAACATGGAATTGAGCTGCTTTGTGATCATCTTTGGAACTCTGGTGGGGTTGTATTGCTGAGATGATGGCAAGATGAATTTGCTTGAAGTTGTTCTAGGGACAGGAATTTAGCCTTGAGAGCAAGCAAGCTTCGTTTAGACTTAATGAACTGCTGCTTTGAAATCTTACCTTTTGACCCATTGAAGAGAATAAGAAGACCCAGATTCTTTGTCGTTGGAATGAATTCTTTTCAAACAAAACTAAAGTAATGACTAATGAGCATATAGAAGAAgaggactctctctctctctctctctctctctcacacacacacacacacatttttgCTGAAGTGTAGCCGACACATTGATTAATCCAATTAATTCAAGTTtcttaaaagcaaaaaattctATGCACCTATAGCAAAAAAGACCATTTCATAtagtaatactatttaatagATTGCTGCTTGACTGAGATGACGTGATGGTAGAAATCAACCCTaagcttcattttttatttttctttacaattatCAATTTTCACTGCCACATCATCAATTTATACGACAGTTGTATACCAGTGTAAGAATGGTCTCCATTTCCATCTTAACACAGCCTATTACTTCAGTTCACAAGGCTATACCATAACTCACTATTTTTGATCTCTCTAATGTGGGtattcccaattttttttataagattaaacAAATGGAAGCTTAAGATAACAAACTAATTATAAAACCAAGTTGTGCACCCCATGAGCCAAAGGCGCCCATGCACTTTTCCGTGATTGGGTTGCTTGTGGTAATCATACCAAGGTGAGTAATAATACAAACACAACAACTACACAActcctctcacatggggtggagCTCACTATTATATGGGTCCTATCCATGCAAGAGGGgttgtgtaattattgtgtAAAAAACATTTCCCTACCAAGGTTGCTTACTGACTTTGGTGGAGGGATGTACTTGCCCCCTCCCCTTTTCGCGGGTCAAAGGGCATTAAATGCCTAGCATGGTTGTAGAGGTGAGGAAGACAATTAATGCTACACATGTTTTCTCGATGGTGGGAGTGGGAGTGTCATTAATGTGGTGATCTTCAggatcttgttttttttttttgtttttttgacatatccatACAAGAGagaggattcgaactagtaacttccgcttcatgaggcgcgGTCCCCAGCCGAATGAGGAGTATGGGACTTCAGGATCCTGTTAACATGACAATTTATTTCctcattttttagttttgaggAGGGATCCAGTATTATGCGATTATTATCTTTGTTGGGCGCAACTGTTGGAATGGTCTTAAGAGTCTAATTGGGCTTGGGTTAGTATCCCTTATGAGACAGGGCACTTATGCTGTCCTAGTGGATTTGGCATGTACCTTCCATACCCATTGTAGCTTGTGATGGTATGTGATAGAAAAGGGAAACTGCTGAATTCATACTCATTTTAGCTTGTGGGTACTCAAATTAAAGAGGAAGGAAACTGTGCTTATGAATTTGATACTGAATCTTTCATGGTGCTAGCAGTGATAATGCTGTTAAGTGTAGCATTATAATAGTTGCATCAATGACTTTGTGGCATCATTTGAAAGGCTACGAGCAAGAAATGTTGGGTGTTTTGGGTTGTACATGTGTAAAGGTAATGAAAAGATGGGCCAGGGAAGGGGAAGCACAGTGCCATTAGAATACGAATACGGAGGCATTCCACGTACCAAACGTGACCTTAATGTACACCAATTGTAAAAGGAAATTTGCTTACCATAATTATACATTCTCATTCCGGTTACATGCAGTTCCATAATGCATGCCATCATTTGTCACATTAATACACCACATT harbors:
- the LOC133880257 gene encoding pentatricopeptide repeat-containing protein At2g22410, mitochondrial-like; translation: MKLQFSCTQVLHSLRPLSSTSTNKPKWNSTTNVIITNPTLQIMESCANMIQLKQIQAHMTVTALITHTFPVSRVLAFCALADTGDIDYAHVLFSQIEKPNTYIWNTMIRGYCKAKIPTMGFLFFRRMVRERVEMDRRSFVFALKACEQFCTVLDGESLHCCIWKMGFDSDLVVRNGLVHFYATRGCLKFARIVFDQTFLKDVVTWTSMIDGYTVHNCTDEALQLFNLMLLSDVEPNEVTMITVLSACSLKGDLSMGKSIHEYIKKKNLSSSLNLQNAMLDMYVKCGSLVAARQIFDNMINRDVFSWTSMVNGYAKFGELDLARKFFDDMPERNVISWSAMIAGYSQNNQPKEALKLFLDMVEAGLVAIENTLVCVLSACSQLGSLDLGQWIHHYYINQKRIQISLILANAFIDMYAKCGRIDAAALIFNEMLERDLVSWNSMIAGYASHGHTTKALSLFEQMISLGFMPDEITFVGLLSACSHGGLVSKGREYFESMERNFGIEPKVEHYACMIDLLGRVGLLGEAYELIAKMPMEASIAAWGALLNACRMHGNVEMAKLSAFKLLELDPEDSGIYSLLANICAHEGRWVDVRMIRSMMRERGVKKTPGHSLIEIEGDFREFLVADRSHPQSEEIYRVAKEIFLLSKLEDFVPNTSQFMNFHVYCDDLLTN